In a genomic window of Polycladomyces abyssicola:
- the mnmE gene encoding tRNA uridine-5-carboxymethylaminomethyl(34) synthesis GTPase MnmE, with protein MENDTIAAISTPVGEGGIAVIRVSGPEAIPIVDSVYRGKRSLKEVDSHTVHYGHIVHPETGERIDEVLVTVMRAPRTFTREDVVEVSCHGGMVPVQNTLEVLLSAGARLAEPGEFTKRAFLNGRIDLSQAEAVIDLIRAKTDRAARVAMHQAEGRLSKMIQRLRQKIIESLAHLAVNVDYPEYDAEEMTANMLLKECREVEAEIERLLQTARQGKILREGIATVIVGRPNVGKSSLLNALTHENKAIVTDIPGTTRDVIEEYVNVRGVPLRLIDTAGIRETEDVVERIGVERSHRALEQADLVILVLNHNESLTEDDRRLIELIREQTAIVMVNKTDLPRRIELDEVKRLIGDKPLITTSLKEERGIDDLEQAIADLFFTGKMEVGDTAIVSNARHIHLLEQAKRSVREVIDGIESGMPLDMVEIDLKNAWQALGEIIGDAVAEDLIDQIFSQFCLGK; from the coding sequence ATGGAAAACGATACGATCGCGGCCATCTCCACGCCTGTAGGGGAAGGTGGGATCGCCGTTATCCGGGTGAGCGGCCCGGAGGCGATTCCGATTGTGGATTCGGTCTATCGTGGAAAACGATCGCTGAAAGAAGTGGATTCCCATACTGTACATTATGGTCATATCGTTCATCCGGAGACGGGGGAACGAATCGATGAGGTATTGGTCACCGTGATGCGGGCACCCCGCACGTTTACGCGGGAAGACGTGGTGGAAGTGAGTTGCCACGGCGGGATGGTCCCCGTCCAAAACACCCTGGAAGTCCTGTTGTCGGCCGGAGCACGGCTGGCGGAGCCGGGAGAATTCACCAAACGCGCGTTTTTAAACGGGCGGATCGACTTGTCGCAGGCGGAAGCGGTGATCGACCTGATCCGCGCCAAAACGGACCGGGCGGCCCGGGTCGCCATGCACCAGGCAGAAGGACGATTGTCCAAGATGATCCAGCGCCTGCGCCAAAAAATCATCGAATCGCTGGCCCATCTGGCGGTCAATGTGGATTATCCCGAATACGACGCGGAAGAGATGACGGCTAACATGCTGCTCAAGGAATGCCGCGAGGTGGAGGCGGAAATCGAGCGTCTGCTGCAAACGGCCCGTCAGGGCAAAATTTTACGCGAAGGGATCGCCACAGTGATCGTCGGTCGTCCCAATGTGGGAAAATCGTCGCTGTTGAACGCGCTCACGCATGAAAATAAAGCGATCGTCACCGACATCCCCGGTACGACCCGGGACGTGATCGAAGAATATGTGAACGTACGGGGAGTGCCTTTGCGTCTGATCGACACCGCTGGTATCCGGGAGACGGAGGACGTGGTGGAACGGATTGGTGTGGAGCGTTCCCATCGTGCACTGGAGCAGGCGGATCTGGTCATTTTGGTACTCAATCACAATGAGTCTTTGACCGAGGACGATCGTCGGCTGATCGAACTCATCCGTGAGCAAACCGCCATCGTGATGGTGAATAAAACGGACTTGCCCCGTCGGATCGAATTGGATGAAGTAAAGCGGCTCATCGGTGACAAACCACTTATTACCACGTCGTTGAAGGAAGAGCGGGGAATCGACGATTTGGAGCAAGCGATTGCTGATCTCTTTTTTACCGGCAAAATGGAAGTGGGAGATACGGCCATCGTCAGCAATGCTCGCCACATTCACCTGTTGGAACAGGCCAAGCGAAGTGTTCGGGAAGTGATTGACGGCATTGAATCGGGCATGCCGCTGGATATGGTGGAGATCGATTTGAAAAACGCCTGGCAAGCCTTGGGCGAAATCATCGGTGATGCGGTGGCGGAAGACTTGATTGACCAGATCTTTTCCCAGTTCTGTTTGGGGAAATAA